In the genome of Streptomyces sp. NBC_00190, one region contains:
- a CDS encoding sensor histidine kinase, with the protein MGGEDQAAVGPKAPRLRLDELLDELQVRMDEVRGTRDRLNGLLEAVMSVGRELDLPQVLRGIVEAAVVLVDAEYGALGVIGDDRKLAQFLPVGISDDLRARIGDLPSGHGILGELIRNPEPLRLPELSEHPASYGFPAHHPPMHSFLGVPIRVREEVFGNLYMTEKRGGADFDEEDEAVLSTLAVAAGIAIENARLFEEVRLRERWLAASSEFTSALLSGSGESQVLEGMLERARDITAADIGVFYLLGQSGELRGSLALGDGAGTHRDIVLPSSEGTLAAAAVGEEAGLIIVADVESDERITVQPEQWKGFGSAVAVTVGTKEKLSGVLALARRHGRPAFAGIEVAALPGFAGQAALALELADRRRDAEQMSLLEDHDRIARDLHDLAIQRLFATGMTLQSAQRFVEHPEASERLARAIDDLDATIKIIRSTIFGLRAREVSAVAPKLRLRAVQTLDEAATALGFAPALRMQGLIDTDVPPPVADEVLAVIREALANVARHARATRAEVSIAVGEGVLTVVVGDNGIGIPEGGRRSGLRNLAERAELLGGELTVSAHGQAGRGTKLEWRVPLPATGQR; encoded by the coding sequence ATGGGCGGGGAAGACCAGGCCGCCGTAGGTCCGAAGGCCCCACGGCTGAGGCTGGACGAACTGCTCGACGAGCTCCAGGTCCGCATGGACGAAGTGCGCGGCACCCGGGACCGGCTCAACGGGCTCCTCGAAGCCGTCATGTCCGTCGGCCGGGAGCTCGACCTCCCCCAGGTGCTGCGGGGCATCGTCGAAGCGGCCGTGGTCCTGGTCGACGCGGAGTACGGGGCCCTCGGCGTCATCGGCGACGACCGCAAGCTCGCCCAGTTCCTCCCCGTCGGCATCAGCGACGACCTCCGTGCCCGGATCGGCGACCTGCCCTCCGGCCACGGCATCCTCGGCGAACTCATCCGGAACCCCGAACCGCTCCGGCTCCCGGAACTGTCCGAGCACCCCGCCTCCTACGGCTTCCCGGCCCACCACCCCCCGATGCACTCCTTCCTCGGCGTCCCCATCCGGGTCCGCGAGGAGGTGTTCGGCAACCTCTACATGACCGAGAAGAGGGGCGGGGCCGACTTCGACGAGGAGGACGAGGCGGTCCTGTCCACGCTCGCGGTGGCGGCCGGCATCGCCATCGAGAACGCCCGCCTCTTCGAGGAGGTCCGCCTCCGGGAGCGCTGGCTGGCCGCCAGCTCCGAATTCACCAGCGCGCTGCTCTCCGGGTCGGGCGAGAGCCAGGTGCTCGAAGGCATGCTGGAGCGGGCCAGGGACATCACCGCCGCCGACATCGGCGTCTTCTACCTCCTGGGCCAGAGCGGGGAGCTGCGCGGCTCGCTGGCGCTGGGGGACGGCGCCGGTACACATCGCGACATCGTGCTGCCGAGCAGCGAAGGCACCCTGGCCGCTGCCGCCGTCGGCGAGGAGGCCGGGCTGATCATCGTTGCCGACGTCGAGAGCGACGAGCGGATCACCGTGCAGCCGGAGCAGTGGAAGGGGTTCGGCTCTGCCGTGGCCGTCACCGTCGGCACCAAGGAGAAGCTGAGCGGCGTCCTCGCCCTGGCCCGCAGACACGGCCGCCCGGCGTTCGCGGGCATCGAGGTCGCAGCCCTGCCCGGCTTCGCCGGCCAGGCCGCCCTGGCCCTGGAACTCGCCGACCGGCGCCGGGACGCGGAACAGATGAGCCTGCTGGAGGACCACGACCGCATCGCCCGCGACCTGCACGACCTGGCGATCCAGCGGCTCTTCGCCACCGGCATGACCCTGCAGAGCGCCCAGCGCTTCGTCGAGCATCCGGAGGCCTCCGAACGGCTGGCCCGGGCGATCGACGACCTGGACGCAACCATCAAGATCATCCGCTCCACGATCTTCGGGCTCCGTGCGCGCGAGGTGTCCGCGGTGGCTCCGAAGCTCAGGCTCCGCGCCGTCCAGACCCTGGACGAGGCCGCCACGGCGCTGGGTTTCGCGCCGGCCCTGCGGATGCAAGGCCTGATCGACACCGACGTACCGCCGCCGGTCGCGGACGAGGTGCTCGCCGTGATCAGGGAGGCACTCGCCAACGTGGCCCGGCACGCCCGGGCCACCCGGGCAGAGGTCTCCATCGCGGTCGGCGAAGGCGTCCTGACGGTCGTGGTCGGCGACAACGGGATCGGCATCCCGGAGGGTGGCCGGCGCAGCGGACTGCGCAACCTCGCCGAGCGCGCCGAGCTGCTGGGGGGAGAGCTGACCGTATCGGCTCACGGCCAGGCCGGCCGGGGGACGAAGCTGGAGTGGCGGGTCCCGCTGCCGGCGACCGGTCAGCGCTGA